The following are encoded together in the Salvia hispanica cultivar TCC Black 2014 chromosome 6, UniMelb_Shisp_WGS_1.0, whole genome shotgun sequence genome:
- the LOC125194101 gene encoding uncharacterized protein LOC125194101 isoform X3: MAQDVEAQQDKPSNACCAKLQKKHSKLLERCAKLEQIKNKFRDCTLAMQQRCDVVERDRESLRRDNESLMEASEKLKVQVNLWNSEKDIEAGRRADLEVQLLKRNSGSASRRGDEQLRIAQAEEEIKLLKELLDRERGKAASEKKRTELEKKKADEALKKLESVERKKAEEYKLLWEKLQKENDDMKPMLSLEKSRSRNAEKQKASIGRQRVDLAVAKPEEQIFVAETSLQNDRADDLNRKLEQARKRVEQLEGELLKHKCSEESKDRLLLEMLKKETDDLKSLLALEKSKSEAAHKKLEAEKQKTIRERKRADSAVAQKRIAEKCLEKDQADDLNRKLEQAKNRVEQLEDELLKHKCCEKSEDRLLLEKSKKETDDLKSMLALEKSKSEDAHKKLEAEKQKTLGQSKRAKLAVDKSKEQINLAEANLKKAMYEKARADDLSRKLEEAKNRADKSSPSRNAVTATDIRTEMLKNDTHFHKWVEKMLLEKEHDIVREKKRADSAKKKAKKQIKVAEEYKKISMEQKDRADQLSGQLETYKLRLEGLQKEMQAFVSLRIYAGTSPMINDDVIYETDTVELLKKQLKLEKLLAKHAKEATKIEALRNTMLRQELCHLKQESVQFQKHMNILLDKSFLHGPEGIDQLKKIGSETTKREVLGSDGSRRRVMSGIDSRMDPPYRGSNQKMLQSSAIYSSSASFSDRPLVGSQERDTFSIMTSANLGEDISNFKPKIPNKMQSDQNVAKADNRTSSPIKDSSSKRRLGLRQKKRNLGAVESIENLHGKGEKLHQHVSENLAILHDTLNGQVDDSQEESLKGTTYTEFFRPLKKRKPSSEGTVIVDHLQNSGESKGTDSSDINNSDPCVPASSPGSDAVRSDLCGEDGTNNILEHNMSTSPDFDQIVTGDHMKLLDMDNAADEDSYHRAIARPLSPTLAEVEVVSSEMLACRSSQLGLSTVSRYPVIEMEKNLTNVAPNGSDPLLLQMEHNSDTLSENTTPSAASDTHCQEIHVTSGMLGTGCLSCPGNEGTIETCEKGSASSCGEALKCFIVLSDNKDNLSILRILQTISSFMPQYSFDHSVETFVQNVIHTISKAKDLSTREKACVFLSLILPEISELGLKNLKILGDNFVQALASVTTLFNSALSDPSLKRMAMESCGLFELLAIIEDFLQQSKIFVYGGVYAESESHVTSKLDLILNGNPIMLLEVAASAHLLIAGGSLLASLCLAVDDIGYVCEISYNIIRTQKLDRPVMLAILHAFALICGSKYFTLQHYSVAMTVVKSVVMFLEEQTLSASSTSLSLSDSRNPSSMLLCTHCPFSEGAVSVENAAVMLLENLQKQCHCGLWPQDSLALVSLLVPTLPIHEEGDKSWKWTSDNIIGPICQTLKLNLTEGFSATIITLLGQLGRLGVGAGGYDDPGVQKLRDYFSKFAQEITFKRLSIPVQIALITSLLCVSPIKFEEITEDKTETPATTSSPYSFVREWFFSLSHDLQSSLRPHFAASQGN; the protein is encoded by the exons ATGGCGCAGGACGTTGAGGCGCAGCAAGACAAGCCGTCCAATGCCTGCTGCGCCAAg TTGCAAAAGAAGCACTCAAAGCTCTTGGAGAGGTGCGCGAAGCTTGAACAGATCAAAAACAAGTTTCGCGACTGCACCTTAGCGATGCAGCAGAGATGCGATGTGGTCGAGAGAGATAGGGAGAGTCTGAGGAGAGATAATGAGAGTCTGATGGAAG CATCAGAAAAACTCAAAGTGCAGGTTAATTTATGGAATAGTGAGAAAGATATAGAGGCTGGTCGGCGTGCTGATCTTGAGGTTCAGTTGCTGAAGCGAAACAGTGGTTCTGCTTCTCGCAGAGGAGATGAGCAGCTTCGCATTGCTCAAGCTGAGGAAGAAATTAAGCTATTGAAGGAGCTTCTGGACCGAGAGAGGGGGAAGGCAGCTTCCGAAAAGAAGCGCACTgagttggagaagaagaaagctGATGAGGCGTTGAAGAAGTTAGAGagtgtagagagaaaaaaggcTGAGGAATATAAACTTCTGTGGGAGAagttacaaaaagaaaatgatgatatgAAGCCAATGTTATCTTTGGAGAAATCTAGATCTAGAAATGCAGAGAAACAGAAAGCCAGTATAGGAAGACAAAGGGTTGACTTGGCAGTGGCTAAACCTGAAGAGCAAATTTTTGTTGCTGAAACAAGTTTGCAGAATGATCGAGCCGATGATTTGAATCGGAAATTGGAACAAGCTAGGAAAAGGGTAGAACAATTAGAGGGTGAGTTGCTTAAACATAAATGCTCTGAAGAATCTAAAGATAGGCTTCTGTTGGAgatgttaaaaaaagaaactgaTGATTTAAAGTCATTGTTGGCTTTGGAGAAATCTAAATCTGAAGCTGCCCACAAAAAGTTGGAAGCAGAGAAACAGAAAACCATCAGGGAAAGAAAGAGGGCTGACTCGGCAGTTGCTCAAAAAAGAATAGCTGAAAAATGTTTGGAGAAGGATCAAGCAGATGATTTGAATCGGAAGTTGGAACAAGCTAAGAATAGGGTTGAACAATTGGAGGATGAGTTGCTTAAACATAAATGCTGTGAAAAATCTGAAGATAGGCTTTTGTTGGAGAAGTCTAAAAAGGAAACTGATGATTTAAAGTCAATGTTGGCTTTGGAGAAATCTAAATCGGAAGATGCTCACAAAAAGTTGGAAGCAGAGAAACAGAAAACCCTTGGACAAAGTAAAAGGGCAAAGTTGGCGGTGGACAAATCTAAAGAGCAAATTAATCTAGCTGAAGCAAATTTGAAGAAGGCCATGTATGAGAAAGCTCGAGCAGATGATTTGAGTCGGAAGTTGGAAGAGGCCAAGAATAGGGCTGATAAATCCAGTCCCAGCAGGAATGCAGTAACAGCCACTGATATACGCACTGAAATGCTAAAGAATGACACCCACTTCCATAAGTGGGTGGAAAAGATGCTTTTGGAGAAAGAACATGATATCGTTAGGGAGAAAAAGCGTGCAGATTCAGCaaaaaagaaagcaaagaAACAGATAAAAGTTGCAGAAGAATACAAAAAGATTTCCATGGAACAAAAAGATAGGGCCGATCAACTATCTGGGCAGTTAGAGACGTACAAGCTCAGGTTAGAAGGGTTGCAGAAGGAAATGCAGGCGTTTGTATCATTGAGAATTTATGCTGGCACTTCTCCCATGATAAACGATGATGTCATTTATGAAACTGATACAGTTGAACTTCTGAAGAAACAATTGAAGCTAGAAAAGCTGCTTGCAAAACATGCCAAGGAAGCGACGAAGATAGAAGCTTTACGTAACACGATGCTGCGACAAGAATTATGTCACCTAAAGCAGGAGAGTGTTCAGTTCCAAAAGCACATGAATATACTACTAGATAAGAGTTTCTTGCATGGCCCTGAAGGTATAGATCAGTTGAAAAAG ATTGGCAGTGAAACCACGAAAAGAGAAGTATTAGGCTCTGATGGGAGTCGCAGGCGAGTCATGTCAGGTATAGATTCTAGGATGGATCCTCCTTATCGAGGTTCCAACCAAAAAATGTTACAGAGTTCTGCCATATATTCCAGTTCAGCATCTTTTTCTGATCGGCCCTTGGTGGGATCACAGGAAAGAGACACATTCTCTATTATGACATCAGCTAACCTGGGGGAGGATATATCAAACTTCAAACCAAAGATACCTAATAAGATGCAAAGCGATCAAAATGTAGCTAAAGCTGATAACAGAACTAGTAGTCCAATCAAAGACAGTTCTAGTAAAAGAAGACTTGGCTTGCGTCAGAAAAAGAGGAATCTTGGTGCAGTAGAGTCTATAGAAAATTTGCATGGTAAGGGTGAGAAGTTGCATCAACATGTGTCTGAAAATTTAGCCATACTGCATGATACTCTCAATGGCCAAGTGGATGATTCACAGGAAGAGAGCCTGAAAGGAACTACTTACACAGAGTTTTTTAGACCTCTCAAGAAGAGAAAACCCTCTTCAGAGGGAACTGTAATTGTTGATCATTTGCAGAATTCTGGGGAGTCAAAAGGCACCGACAGTTCTGATATCAATAACTCAGATCCCTGTGTGCCTGCTTCATCACCAGGGTCTGATGCTGTCAGATCTGATTTGTGTGGTGAGGATggaacaaataatattttagaacACAACATGTCCACTTCTCCAGATTTTGACCAGATAGTCACTGGTGACCATATGAAGTTACTGGACATGGACAATGCCGCTGATGAAGACTCCTATCATAGAGCTATTGCCAGACCCCTATCTCCTACTCTGGCTGAGGTTGAAGTAGTTAGCTCTGAGATGCTGGCATGTAGGAGTTCCCAACTGGGACTGTCAACTGTGAGTAGATATCCAGTTATTGAAATGGAGAAGAATCTCACTAATGTTGCACCCAATGGCTCTGATCCATTGCTGTTACAAATGGAGCATAATTCTGATACCTTATCAGAGAATACGACTCCTTCGGCAGCAAGTGATACTCATTGCCAAGAAATCCATGTAACAAGTGGGATGTTGGGAACAGGCTGTCTTTCTTGTCCTGGAAATGAGGGAACAATTGAAACATGTGAAAAGGGAAGTGCATCTAGTTGTGGTGAAGCTCTGAAGTGTTTTATTGTACTCTCAGACAACAAAGACAACTTAAGCATTTTGCGGATCCTTCAGACAATTTCCAGTTTCATGCCACAATATTCTTTTGATCATTCAGTGGAGACATTCGTTCAAAATGTTATACACACCATTTCTAAAGCTAAAGACCTCTCAACTAG GGAAAAGGCATGTGTCTTCTTGTCACTGATACTGCCTGAAATTTCAGAACTAGGACtcaaaaacttgaaaattttaGGTGATAATTTTGTCCAGGCTCTTGCTTCAGTGACCACGCTCTTCAACTCAG CACTATCTGATCCATCTTTGAAAAGGATGGCTATGGAGTCCTGTGGTTTGTTTGAATTGCTCGCTATCATTGAAGATTTCCTTCAACAGAGTAAAATTTTTGTCTATGGTGGTGTATATGCTGAGTCAGAATCCCATGTTACTTCCAAATTGgacttaattttaaatggcAATCCTATAATGCTGCTGGAAGTGGCTGCTTCAGCTCATCTGCTGATTGCAGGGGGTAGTCTATTAGCATCATTGTGCCTCGCTGTTGATGATATTGGTTATGTTTGTGAGATATCATACAACATTATTAGAACCCAGAAGCTTGACCGTCCAGTGATGTTGGCTATTCTTCATGCTTTTGCCCTCATATGTGGCTCCAAGTACTTTACCCTTCAGCATTACTCTGTAGCTATGACTGTAGTAAAATCTGTGGTTATGTTTCTTGAGGAGCAAACTTTGTCAGCCAGTTCTACATCCTTATCCCTGTCAGATTCTAGAAACCCATCTAGCATGCTGTTGTGCACACATTGTCCATTCTCCGAAGGTGCAGTTTCTGTGGAAAATGCTGCAGTGATGCTGTTAGAGAACCTCCAAAAGCAGTGTCATTGTGGGTTATGGCCACAAGATTCACTTGCCTTAGTCAGTTTGCTGGTTCCCACACTTCCGATCCATGAGGAGGGAGACAAG AGCTGGAAGTGGACATCTGATAACATCATAGGGCCGATTTGTCAAACTTTGAAGTTAAATTTAACAGAAGGATTCTCTGCTACTATCATCACACTTCTTGGTCAACTTGGGAG GCTTGGAGTTGGTGCTGGCGGATACGACGATCCTGGTGTTCAGAAATTAAGAGACTACTTCTCAAAGTTTGCTCAGGAAATCACATTCAAGAGATTAAGTATTCCTGTTCAGATTGCCCTTATAACTTCTTTGCTTTGTGTCAGTCCTATCAAATTTGAAGAGATCACTGAAGATAAAACTGAAACTCCAGCAACCACGAGTAGTCCCTATAGTTTTGTAAGGGAATGGTTTTTTTCCTTGAGTCACGATCTACAGTCGTCCTTGAGGCCTCATTTTGCTGCAAGCCAGGGCAACTAG
- the LOC125194101 gene encoding uncharacterized protein LOC125194101 isoform X2, with the protein MAQDVEAQQDKPSNACCAKLQKKHSKLLERCAKLEQIKNKFRDCTLAMQQRCDVVERDRESLRRDNESLMEASEKLKVQVNLWNSEKDIEAGRRADLEVQLLKRNSGSASRRGDEQLRIAQAEEEIKLLKELLDRERGKAASEKKRTELEKKKADEALKKLESVERKKAEEYKLLWEKLQKENDDMKPMLSLEKSRSRNAEKQKASIGRQRVDLAVAKPEEQIFVAETSLQNDRADDLNRKLEQARKRVEQLEGELLKHKCSEESKDRLLLEMLKKETDDLKSLLALEKSKSEAAHKKLEAEKQKTIRERKRADSAVAQKRIAEKCLEKDQADDLNRKLEQAKNRVEQLEDELLKHKCCEKSEDRLLLEKSKKETDDLKSMLALEKSKSEDAHKKLEAEKQKTLGQSKRAKLAVDKSKEQINLAEANLKKAMYEKARADDLSRKLEEAKNRADKSSPSRNAVTATDIRTEMLKNDTHFHKWVEKMLLEKEHDIVREKKRADSAKKKAKKQIKVAEEYKKISMEQKDRADQLSGQLETYKLRLEGLQKEMQAFVSLRIYAGTSPMINDDVIYETDTVELLKKQLKLEKLLAKHAKEATKIEALRNTMLRQELCHLKQESVQFQKHMNILLDKSFLHGPEGIDQLKKIGSETTKREVLGSDGSRRRVMSGIDSRMDPPYRGSNQKMLQSSAIYSSSASFSDRPLVGSQERDTFSIMTSANLGEDISNFKPKIPNKMQSDQNVAKADNRTSSPIKDSSSKRRLGLRQKKRNLGAVESIENLHGKGEKLHQHVSENLAILHDTLNGQVDDSQEESLKGTTYTEFFRPLKKRKPSSEGTVIVDHLQNSGESKGTDSSDINNSDPCVPASSPGSDAVRSDLCGEDGTNNILEHNMSTSPDFDQIVTGDHMKLLDMDNAADEDSYHRAIARPLSPTLAEVEVVSSEMLACRSSQLGLSTVSRYPVIEMEKNLTNVAPNGSDPLLLQMEHNSDTLSENTTPSAASDTHCQEIHVTSGMLGTGCLSCPGNEGTIETCEKGSASSCGEALKCFIVLSDNKDNLSILRILQTISSFMPQYSFDHSVETFVQNVIHTISKAKDLSTREKACVFLSLILPEISELGLKNLKILGDNFVQALASVTTLFNSALSDPSLKRMAMESCGLFELLAIIEDFLQQSKIFVYGGVYAESESHVTSKLDLILNGNPIMLLEVAASAHLLIAGGSLLASLCLAVDDIGYVCEISYNIIRTQKLDRPVMLAILHAFALICGSKYFTLQHYSVAMTVVKSVVMFLEEQTLSASSTSLSLSDSRNPSSMLLCTHCPFSEGAVSVENAAVMLLENLQKQCHCGLWPQDSLALVSLLVPTLPIHEEGDKVVSGSGETASSSLACDETLCNFLDIFSLVEVLASVMSWKWTSDNIIGPICQTLKLNLTEGFSATIITLLGQLGRLGVGAGGYDDPGVQKLRDYFSNPIKFEEITEDKTETPATTSSPYSFVREWFFSLSHDLQSSLRPHFAASQGN; encoded by the exons ATGGCGCAGGACGTTGAGGCGCAGCAAGACAAGCCGTCCAATGCCTGCTGCGCCAAg TTGCAAAAGAAGCACTCAAAGCTCTTGGAGAGGTGCGCGAAGCTTGAACAGATCAAAAACAAGTTTCGCGACTGCACCTTAGCGATGCAGCAGAGATGCGATGTGGTCGAGAGAGATAGGGAGAGTCTGAGGAGAGATAATGAGAGTCTGATGGAAG CATCAGAAAAACTCAAAGTGCAGGTTAATTTATGGAATAGTGAGAAAGATATAGAGGCTGGTCGGCGTGCTGATCTTGAGGTTCAGTTGCTGAAGCGAAACAGTGGTTCTGCTTCTCGCAGAGGAGATGAGCAGCTTCGCATTGCTCAAGCTGAGGAAGAAATTAAGCTATTGAAGGAGCTTCTGGACCGAGAGAGGGGGAAGGCAGCTTCCGAAAAGAAGCGCACTgagttggagaagaagaaagctGATGAGGCGTTGAAGAAGTTAGAGagtgtagagagaaaaaaggcTGAGGAATATAAACTTCTGTGGGAGAagttacaaaaagaaaatgatgatatgAAGCCAATGTTATCTTTGGAGAAATCTAGATCTAGAAATGCAGAGAAACAGAAAGCCAGTATAGGAAGACAAAGGGTTGACTTGGCAGTGGCTAAACCTGAAGAGCAAATTTTTGTTGCTGAAACAAGTTTGCAGAATGATCGAGCCGATGATTTGAATCGGAAATTGGAACAAGCTAGGAAAAGGGTAGAACAATTAGAGGGTGAGTTGCTTAAACATAAATGCTCTGAAGAATCTAAAGATAGGCTTCTGTTGGAgatgttaaaaaaagaaactgaTGATTTAAAGTCATTGTTGGCTTTGGAGAAATCTAAATCTGAAGCTGCCCACAAAAAGTTGGAAGCAGAGAAACAGAAAACCATCAGGGAAAGAAAGAGGGCTGACTCGGCAGTTGCTCAAAAAAGAATAGCTGAAAAATGTTTGGAGAAGGATCAAGCAGATGATTTGAATCGGAAGTTGGAACAAGCTAAGAATAGGGTTGAACAATTGGAGGATGAGTTGCTTAAACATAAATGCTGTGAAAAATCTGAAGATAGGCTTTTGTTGGAGAAGTCTAAAAAGGAAACTGATGATTTAAAGTCAATGTTGGCTTTGGAGAAATCTAAATCGGAAGATGCTCACAAAAAGTTGGAAGCAGAGAAACAGAAAACCCTTGGACAAAGTAAAAGGGCAAAGTTGGCGGTGGACAAATCTAAAGAGCAAATTAATCTAGCTGAAGCAAATTTGAAGAAGGCCATGTATGAGAAAGCTCGAGCAGATGATTTGAGTCGGAAGTTGGAAGAGGCCAAGAATAGGGCTGATAAATCCAGTCCCAGCAGGAATGCAGTAACAGCCACTGATATACGCACTGAAATGCTAAAGAATGACACCCACTTCCATAAGTGGGTGGAAAAGATGCTTTTGGAGAAAGAACATGATATCGTTAGGGAGAAAAAGCGTGCAGATTCAGCaaaaaagaaagcaaagaAACAGATAAAAGTTGCAGAAGAATACAAAAAGATTTCCATGGAACAAAAAGATAGGGCCGATCAACTATCTGGGCAGTTAGAGACGTACAAGCTCAGGTTAGAAGGGTTGCAGAAGGAAATGCAGGCGTTTGTATCATTGAGAATTTATGCTGGCACTTCTCCCATGATAAACGATGATGTCATTTATGAAACTGATACAGTTGAACTTCTGAAGAAACAATTGAAGCTAGAAAAGCTGCTTGCAAAACATGCCAAGGAAGCGACGAAGATAGAAGCTTTACGTAACACGATGCTGCGACAAGAATTATGTCACCTAAAGCAGGAGAGTGTTCAGTTCCAAAAGCACATGAATATACTACTAGATAAGAGTTTCTTGCATGGCCCTGAAGGTATAGATCAGTTGAAAAAG ATTGGCAGTGAAACCACGAAAAGAGAAGTATTAGGCTCTGATGGGAGTCGCAGGCGAGTCATGTCAGGTATAGATTCTAGGATGGATCCTCCTTATCGAGGTTCCAACCAAAAAATGTTACAGAGTTCTGCCATATATTCCAGTTCAGCATCTTTTTCTGATCGGCCCTTGGTGGGATCACAGGAAAGAGACACATTCTCTATTATGACATCAGCTAACCTGGGGGAGGATATATCAAACTTCAAACCAAAGATACCTAATAAGATGCAAAGCGATCAAAATGTAGCTAAAGCTGATAACAGAACTAGTAGTCCAATCAAAGACAGTTCTAGTAAAAGAAGACTTGGCTTGCGTCAGAAAAAGAGGAATCTTGGTGCAGTAGAGTCTATAGAAAATTTGCATGGTAAGGGTGAGAAGTTGCATCAACATGTGTCTGAAAATTTAGCCATACTGCATGATACTCTCAATGGCCAAGTGGATGATTCACAGGAAGAGAGCCTGAAAGGAACTACTTACACAGAGTTTTTTAGACCTCTCAAGAAGAGAAAACCCTCTTCAGAGGGAACTGTAATTGTTGATCATTTGCAGAATTCTGGGGAGTCAAAAGGCACCGACAGTTCTGATATCAATAACTCAGATCCCTGTGTGCCTGCTTCATCACCAGGGTCTGATGCTGTCAGATCTGATTTGTGTGGTGAGGATggaacaaataatattttagaacACAACATGTCCACTTCTCCAGATTTTGACCAGATAGTCACTGGTGACCATATGAAGTTACTGGACATGGACAATGCCGCTGATGAAGACTCCTATCATAGAGCTATTGCCAGACCCCTATCTCCTACTCTGGCTGAGGTTGAAGTAGTTAGCTCTGAGATGCTGGCATGTAGGAGTTCCCAACTGGGACTGTCAACTGTGAGTAGATATCCAGTTATTGAAATGGAGAAGAATCTCACTAATGTTGCACCCAATGGCTCTGATCCATTGCTGTTACAAATGGAGCATAATTCTGATACCTTATCAGAGAATACGACTCCTTCGGCAGCAAGTGATACTCATTGCCAAGAAATCCATGTAACAAGTGGGATGTTGGGAACAGGCTGTCTTTCTTGTCCTGGAAATGAGGGAACAATTGAAACATGTGAAAAGGGAAGTGCATCTAGTTGTGGTGAAGCTCTGAAGTGTTTTATTGTACTCTCAGACAACAAAGACAACTTAAGCATTTTGCGGATCCTTCAGACAATTTCCAGTTTCATGCCACAATATTCTTTTGATCATTCAGTGGAGACATTCGTTCAAAATGTTATACACACCATTTCTAAAGCTAAAGACCTCTCAACTAG GGAAAAGGCATGTGTCTTCTTGTCACTGATACTGCCTGAAATTTCAGAACTAGGACtcaaaaacttgaaaattttaGGTGATAATTTTGTCCAGGCTCTTGCTTCAGTGACCACGCTCTTCAACTCAG CACTATCTGATCCATCTTTGAAAAGGATGGCTATGGAGTCCTGTGGTTTGTTTGAATTGCTCGCTATCATTGAAGATTTCCTTCAACAGAGTAAAATTTTTGTCTATGGTGGTGTATATGCTGAGTCAGAATCCCATGTTACTTCCAAATTGgacttaattttaaatggcAATCCTATAATGCTGCTGGAAGTGGCTGCTTCAGCTCATCTGCTGATTGCAGGGGGTAGTCTATTAGCATCATTGTGCCTCGCTGTTGATGATATTGGTTATGTTTGTGAGATATCATACAACATTATTAGAACCCAGAAGCTTGACCGTCCAGTGATGTTGGCTATTCTTCATGCTTTTGCCCTCATATGTGGCTCCAAGTACTTTACCCTTCAGCATTACTCTGTAGCTATGACTGTAGTAAAATCTGTGGTTATGTTTCTTGAGGAGCAAACTTTGTCAGCCAGTTCTACATCCTTATCCCTGTCAGATTCTAGAAACCCATCTAGCATGCTGTTGTGCACACATTGTCCATTCTCCGAAGGTGCAGTTTCTGTGGAAAATGCTGCAGTGATGCTGTTAGAGAACCTCCAAAAGCAGTGTCATTGTGGGTTATGGCCACAAGATTCACTTGCCTTAGTCAGTTTGCTGGTTCCCACACTTCCGATCCATGAGGAGGGAGACAAGGTAGTTTCTGGCTCGGGAGAGACTGCCTCATCGAGTTTGGCATGTGATGAGACTTTATGCAACTTCcttgatattttttctttggttGAGGTTCTAGCTTCAGTCATG AGCTGGAAGTGGACATCTGATAACATCATAGGGCCGATTTGTCAAACTTTGAAGTTAAATTTAACAGAAGGATTCTCTGCTACTATCATCACACTTCTTGGTCAACTTGGGAG GCTTGGAGTTGGTGCTGGCGGATACGACGATCCTGGTGTTCAGAAATTAAGAGACTACTTCTCAAA TCCTATCAAATTTGAAGAGATCACTGAAGATAAAACTGAAACTCCAGCAACCACGAGTAGTCCCTATAGTTTTGTAAGGGAATGGTTTTTTTCCTTGAGTCACGATCTACAGTCGTCCTTGAGGCCTCATTTTGCTGCAAGCCAGGGCAACTAG